A part of Haliotis asinina isolate JCU_RB_2024 chromosome 10, JCU_Hal_asi_v2, whole genome shotgun sequence genomic DNA contains:
- the LOC137298913 gene encoding uncharacterized transporter slc-17.2-like: MEHQVTKTMDTSFHEPDDHASPPWYRSTRYWISFVGSFGIVNTFLQRGDLSMAIVCMVNHTAVDILKYGISINENLSLFTNASRDVHESSAITNISYTTIVERDTNVTEEVSFHDSCDSKIVDARMREDGELIWDKETQGLVLGGLFWGYMSLQIFCSFIIQRWGSRKVVAIGMFFMSVLTLLTPVTAWWSPWAVLVLRAIIGAFNGFTINGIFALWGKWAPPTERSRLICIMYSGTMSATALVFPVSAFLCKLNFAGGWPTVFYFYGVVGICWTFMWIYSVYDDPAHHPRIHQKERKYIQESLGKSEKKGVQLQIPTPWRAIFTSLPFLGIVSAHVTYNFGLFLMMSNLPTYMMEVLRFDIQSNGVYSLIPYLAMLLAILLGSLFADTLIEKHILSVNYTRKLMTVLGHLIPGILLIILSYLDCSQKDIAVVLLTLIIGLSGLAYCGLFVNFYDIAPVFATKIMSVSNAISMMPGILAPYVVAEVTKDKTREQWQIVFFLTAGLLGLGTVVYLILGQGHVQKWAVIREIPEEEKALPS; the protein is encoded by the exons ATGATCATGCCTCACCACCGTGGTATCGCTCCACTCGGTACTGGATCTCTTTCGTCGGATCCTTTGGCATAGTGAACACCTTCTTACAGCGCGGCGACCTCAGCATGGCTATCGTCTGCATGGTCAACCACACTGCCGTGGACATCCTCAAATACGGGATATCTATCAACGAGAACTTGAGCCTCTTCACCAACGCCAGCAGAGATGTTCATGAAAGCAGTGCCATTACGAACATATCTTACACGACAATTGTCGAACGAGACACAAATGTCACGGAAGAAGTATCTTTCCATGATTCCTGTGATTCTAAAATTGTTGATGCTAGAATGCGTGAG GACGGGGAGCTGATTTGGGACAAGGAGACCCAGGGCCTTGTTCTGGGCGGACTGTTCTGGGGCTATATGAGTCTTCAGATTTTCTGCTCATTCATTATACAACGATGGGGATCAAGGAAGGTAGTGGCGATCGGGATGTTCTTCATGTCAGTACTGACTTTGCTGACACCGGTCACAGCATGGTGGTCTCCCTGGGCAGTGCTTGTACTCAGAGCAATCATTGGAGCATTCAAT GGATTTACAATAAATGGAATCTTTGCTCTGTGGGGTAAATGGGCTCCTCCTACAGAACGAAGTCGTCTAATATGTATCATGTACTCCGGCACCATGTCTGCAACCGCTTTGGTGTTCCCAGTGTCAGCTTTCCTCTGTAAACTGAACTTTGCTGGAGGTTGGCCCACTGTTTTCTACTTCTATG GCGTTGTCGGGATATGTTGGACATTTATGTGGATCTACAGTGTGTATGATGACCCTGCACACCATCCCAGAATACACCAAAAGGAGCggaaatatatacaagagtCACTAGGAAAGTCGGAAAAGAAAGGGGTTCAA TTGCAGATTCCCACACCGTGGAGGGCTATTTTCACTTCCTTACCATTTCTTGGTATAGTATCTGCACACGTGACCTACAATTTTGGCCTATTCCTCATGATGTCCAACCTACCCACCTATATGATGGAAGTGCTACGCTTCGACATCCAATCG AACGGCGTGTATTCTCTCATCCCCTACCTGGCGATGCTTCTGGCAATATTGCTAGGATCACTGTTTGCGGATACCCTCATCGAGAAACACATACTGAGTGTAAACTATACAAGGAAACTCATGACAGTACTCG GCCATCTTATACCGGGGATTCTGCTGATAATACTCAGTTATCTGGACTGCTCCCAGAAAGACATCGCCGTAGTCCTTCTGACATTAATCATTGGTCTGAGTGGTCTGGCCTACTGCGGACTCTTCGTCAACTTCTACGACATTGCGCCTGTGTTTGCTACGAAGATCATGAGCGTGTCCAACGCCATTAGTATGATGCCTGGAATACTGGCTCCATACGTCGTGGCCGAAGTAACAAAAGAT AAAACTAGAGAACAATGGCAGATCGTATTTTTCCTCACTGCTGGTCTGCTTGGGTTGGGCACTGTCGTGTATCTGATTCTCGGGCAAGGTCACGTACAGAAGTGGGCGGTCATTCGTGAAATACCCGAGGAAGAGAAAGCGCTGCCTTCATGA
- the LOC137298877 gene encoding uncharacterized protein, giving the protein MFKRSINFSPFEKDQLLRLIREYIVIFEDKRLDGVGRREKERAWLELTDRYNSLDNVNLRTSKQLQACWKNLKNRAKDVTEACKRGEEFPFFTMSNSLNSSYLPYNSFNEDENGYEIRVKTERNSDAEDATQDDITVTFNSHQQPFSVSNSPSPPPTSAQVNYVYSPTASTTSLIIPPSSTYAHSSSVSVLTSSPSRSPSREEPDEKVQRLERSGTTRLPCSVPAYRAPERNINKSVDRIATSILFERGVYDHSGPQGLFVPRVDQYTKRTESASSDGNLPQRDNSRQVNQQYSNTSPPHFKNAHRFNSSTQPLRKGGNSHRPISLSRPVTSSSTRANVNGHVPLISPHKVKKAAQYRRLEHEVRMKNLKFERNCIEAEHKLKCELLQLKIKYYKNKIAEGSNRPSLSGHVGPE; this is encoded by the exons ATGTTTAAGAGATCTATCAACTTCTCGCCCTTTGAGAAAGATCAGCTATTACGCCTCATCCGGGAGTACATCGTTATATTCGAGGACAAGCGTTTGGATGGAGTAGGGAGACGCGAGAAGGAGCGAGCTTGGTTGGAGCTGACGGACAGATATAACTCGCTTGATAATGTCAACCTCCGGACCAGCAAACAGCTACAGGCATGTTGGAAAAATCTCAAGAACAGGGCAAAGGATGTAACAGAAGCTTGCAAGAGAGGGGAGGAGTTCCCATTCTTTACTATGTCCAACAGTCTTAAttcgagttacctcccttacaatTCTTTCAACGAGGATGAAAATGGATACGAGATACGAG TGAAAACAGAACGCAATAGCGATGCCGAAGATGCTACCCAGGACGACATAACAGTCACCTTTAACTCCCATCAACAACCCTTCTCTGTCAGTAATTCACCTTCACCCCCTCCGACATCTGCCCAAGTGAACTACGTTTACTCTCCCACCGCCTCCACGACGTCTTTGATaattcctccatcatcaacaTATGCGCACTCATCATCAGTTTCCGTGCTGACGTCATCCCCATCTCGTTCCCCTTCCCGCGAAGAACCGGACGAAAAGGTTCAGCGCCTGGAGAGAAGTGGTACCACGAGGTTACCATGTTCAGTGCCAGCTTACAGAGCGCCAGAACGAAACATCAACAAGTCAGTAGATCGCATCGCTACGTCTATACTGTTTGAACGTGGTGTGTACGATCATTCAGGACCTCAGGGATTGTTTGTTCCTCGTGTTGATCAGTATACCAAGAGGACAGAATCTGCATCCAGTGATGGAAACCTTCCTCAACGCGATAACTCAAGACAGGTTAACCAGCAGTACAGCAATACAAGCCCACCACATTTCAAAAATGCCCACCGATTTAACAGTTCTACGCAACCTTTAAGAAAGGGCGGTAACTCCCACCGCCCCATTTCGTTATCAAGACCAGTGACGTCGAGTTCAACCAGGGCAAATGTTAATGGCCATGTGCCTCTTATATCACCTCATAAGGTGAAAAAAGCTGCTCAATACAGAAGACTGGAGCATGAAGTAAGGATGAAGAACTTGAAGTTTGAAAGGAATTGCATTGAAGCAGAACACAAGCTCAAGTGTGAACTTTTGCAATTGAAGATCAAATACTATAAGAATAAAATAGCAGAAGGTTCCAATCGACCCTCCCTAAGCGGCCATGTTGGACCAGAATAA